Part of the Pseudomonas chlororaphis genome, GGCGAGATGCTGATGCTCGGCGCCTATTCCACCTACGTGGTGCAGATCCTGTTCCAGCGCTTCGCCCCCAATGCCATCGAGTTCTACCCGCTGATCGCCCTGCCGGTGGCGTTCTTCATCACCGCCTCCATTGGCATGGCACTGGAGCGCACGGTGATCCGCCACCTCTATGGGCGCCCACTGGAGACCCTGCTCGCCACTTGGGGCATCAGCCTGATGCTGATCCAACTGGTGCGCCTCGTGTTCGGCGCGCAGAACGTCGAAGTGGCCAACCCGGCCTGGCTGTCGGGCGGGATCCAGGTGTTGCCGAACCTGGTGCTGCCGTACAACCGCATCGTGATCATCGCCTTCGCGCTGTTCGTGGTGGCGCTGACCTGGCTGCTGTTGAACAAGACACGCCTGGGCCTGAACGTGCGCGCCGTGACCCAGAACCGCAACATGGCCGCTTGCTGCGGCGTGCCCACCGGCCGCGTGGACATGCTCGCCTTTGGCCTCGGCTCGGGCATCGCCGGACTCGGTGGCGTGGCCCTGAGCCAGATCGGCAACGTCGGCCCGGACCTGGGCCAGGGCTACATCATCGACTCGTTCCTGGTGGTGGTGCTCGGCGGTGTCGGCCAGTTGGCCGGTAGCGTATTCGCCGCGTTCGGCCTGGGCATCGCCAACAAGATTCTCGAACCGCAGATCGGCGCCGTGCTCGGCAAGATCCTCATCCTGGCGTTGATCATTCTGTTCATCCAGAAGCGTCCGCAAGGCCTCTTCGCGCTCAAAGGACGGGTAATCGACTGATGAACCAGCCCCTGATGCTCACGGCCGCGCAAAAGGCCGGCCCCAAAGTCACCCTGGCCCTCGGCGTGCTGATCCTGGCAGCCCTGCTGAGCCTGCCGTTGTTGTCGCTATTGGCGACGGACCACCCGCTGCACGTCTCGGCCTACACCCTGACGCTGGTGGGCAAGATCCTCTGCTACGCCATCGTCGCCCTGGCGCTGGACCTGGTCTGGGGCTACGCCGGCCTGCTGTCCCTGGGCCACGGCCTGTTCTTCGCCCTGGGCGGCTATGCCATGGGCATGTACCTGATGCGCCAGGCCGCCGGCGACGGCTTGCCGGCCTTCATGACGTTCCTGTCGTGGAGCGAGCTGCCCTGGTACTGGGCCGGCACCGACAGCTTCCTCTGGGCCCTGTGCCTGGTGGTGCTGGCGCCGGGCCTGCTGGCGCTGGTGTTCGGCTTCTTCGCCTTTCGTTCAAGGATCAAGGGCGTTCACTTCTCGATCATGACCCAGGCGCTGACGTTCGCCGGAATGCTGCTGTTTTTCCGCAACGAAACCGGTTTTGGCGGCAACAACGGCTTCACCAACTTTCGCACGATCCTGGGCTTTGGCATCACCGAACCGGGAACCCGGGCAGTGCTGTTCCTGGCCACCGTGCTGTTGCTGGTGGCCAGCCTGTTCATCGGCTGGCGCCTGGCCCGCAGCAAGTTCGGCCGGGTGCTGACGGCCCTGCGGGATGCCGAGAACCGCCTGATGTTCTGCGGCTACGATCCCCGCGGCTTCAAGCTGTTCGTCTGGGTGCTGAGCGCGGTGCTGTGCGGCCTGGCCGGTGCGCTGTACGTGCCCCAGGTGGGCATCATCAACCCCAGCGAGATGTCCCCGACCAACTCCATCGAAGCCGCCGTGTGGGTCGCCCTCGGCGGACGCGGCACGCTGATCGGCCCGTTGCTGGGCGCCGGCGTGGTCAATGGCATGAAGAGCTGGTTCACGGTGGCGTTCCCCGAATACTGGCTGTTCTTCCTCGGCGCGTTGTTCATCCTCGTGACCCTGTATCTGCCCAAGGGCGTGATCGGGTTGCTGAAGAAAAGGGGCGAATCATGAGAATCACACCCACGGCCGAGTTCATGCTCGAACCCGTCCTCGACCCCTCGCTCGAGGCCAACCGGGACTCGGGCAGCAGCCGCGACGCCATCGGCCTCGGCCAGGCCGCCGGCAAGGGCCTGAACACCCGCCACGGGACGATCCTGACCCTGGAAGACATCAGCGTCAGCTTCGACGGCTTCAAGGCCTTGAACGACCTGAACCTGTACATCGGCGTCGGCGAGTTGCGCTGCATCATCGGTCCCAACGGCGCGGGCAAGACCACGCTGATGGACGTGATCACCGGCAAGACCCGGCCCAGCCACGGCAAGGCCTGGTTCGGCGAAACCCTCGACCTGACCCACATGAGCGAAGTGCAGATCGCCCAGGCCGGCATCGGCCGCAAGTTCCAGAAGCCGACGGTGTTCGAAGCCTTGAGCGTGTTCGAAAACCTGGAGCTGGCCCTCAAGGCCGACAAGTCGGTGTGGGCCAGCCTGCGGGCGACACTCAACGGCGAGCAGCACGACCGTATCCGCGAAGTGCTCGACACCGTTCGCCTCGCCCCGTCGCTGCATCGCGCGGCCGGGTTGCTGTCCCACGGGCAGAAGCAGTTCCTGGAGATCGGCATGTTGCTGGTCCAGGACCCGCAACTGTTGTTGCTGGACGAACCCGTGGCGGGCATGACCGACGCCGAGACCGACTTCACCGCCGAGCTGTTCAAGTCCTTGGCGGGCAAGCACTCGTTGATGGTGGTGGAACACGACATGGGCTTCGTCGGCAGCATCGCCGACCACGTGACGGTATTGCACCAGGGCAGCGTGCTGGCCGAAGGGTCGCTGGCGCAGGTGCAAGCCGATGAACGGGTCGTTGAAGTTTATTTGGGAAGATGAATCGGCCAGCTTCGAGCCGCAAGCTTCAAGCGGCAAGTGAAAGCAAGTCCTACACCGTCCCGCTCTTACTTGAAGCTTGAAGCTTGCCGCTTGAAGCCCTACGAACGGAGTTCAAATGTTACAGGTCCAACACCTTCACCAGTACTACGGCGGTAGCCACATCCTGCGGGGCCTGTCGTTCGACGTGAAGGTCGGCGAGGTGACGTGCCTGCTGGGACGCAATGGCGTGGGCAAGACCACCCTGCTCAAATGCCTGATGGGCCTGCTCCCGGCCAAGGAAGGCGCGGTGAATTGGGAAGGCAAAACCATCACCGCGTTCAAGCCGCACCAGCGGGTCCATGCCGGCATCGCCTATGTGCCCCAGGGCCGGGAGATTTTCGGCCGGCTGACCGTGGAAGAAAACCTGCTCATGGGCCTGTCGCGCTTTCCCGGCGCCGAGGCCCGGGAAGTGCCGGCGTTCATCTATGAGCTGTTCCCGGTGCTGCTGCAAATGAAACACCGCCGTGGCGGCGACCTGTCGGGCGGCCAGCAACAGCAGCTCGCCATCGGCCGGGCCTTGGCCAGCCGGCCGCGCCTGTTGATCCTCGACGAGCCCACCGAAGGCATCCAGCCCTCGGTGATCAAGGAGATCGGCGCGGTCATCAAGAAACTGGCCGCCCGGGGCGACATGGCGATCTTGTTGGTGGAACAGTTCTACGACTTCGCCGCCGAGCTGGCCGATCAATACCTGGTGATGTCCCGGGGCGAGATCGTGCAGCAGGGCCGCGGAGAAAACATGGAAGCCGAGGGTGTGCGCGGACTGGTTACGATCTAGTCTGTAGCGTCCTGACGATAATCAGAAATCATGAACCTACCCGTATCCGCGCCCGCCCTGTTCACCCCCCATTGGCACGCCGAGCTGGACCTGGGCTATGCCCGCTTCGGCGACAGCACACGCCCGGTGCAACGCCGCCATCACGGCCCGTTGCGGGTGCAGAAGCACCTGTACGCCGAAGGCCCCGAGGTGTGCCAGCACATCATCGTCCACCCGCCCGGCGGCATAGCCGGCGGCGACCGCCTGGACATCCGGGCCCACGTCGGCCCCGGCGCCTGGGCGCAACTGACCAGCCCCGGCGCGGCCAAGTGGTACCGCGCCGCGAGCCCGGCGTACCAGCACCTGGCGCTGAGTGTCGATGCCTGGGCGACGCTGGAATGGCTGCCCCAGGAAACCATCGTATTCAGCGCGGCCCAGGCCGAGCTCAGCACCACCGTCGACCTGCAGGGCGACGGGCGCTTGTTCTACTGGGACATGGTTGCCCTCGGCCGGCCGGCCAGCGGAGAGCGTTTTGACCTCGGGCATTTTCAATCGCACCTGGACATCCGTCGCGACGGCCGCTTGCTCTGGCACGAGCGCCAGCGCATCGTCGGCGGCGATGGTTTGCTCGACTCGCCCATCGGGCTCGGCGGCGATCCAGTGTTTGCCACGTTGTTGGTGACCGGTGAGATCGATGGCGACTTGCTGGAACAGTGCCGCTCCCTGGGCCACGCCGTGCGTGGCGACCTGACGCAATTGCCTGGGCTGGTCGTGGCGCGGTGCCTGGCGAGCGAGGCGTTGCTGGCGCGGGGCTGGTTGATTGAGCTGTGGCGGTTGCTCAGGCCTGCATTGCTGGGACGAGAAGCCGTACCCCCTCGGATCTGGAGCACATGAGATCCTGTGGGAGCGGGCTTGCTCGCGAAGACGGCGTGTCAGCCAACTCAAATGTTGAATGTGAGTCCGCCTTCGCGAGCAAGCCCGCTCCCACAAGGGATGAGTATCCCGCCCCAAATTATTTATCTGCCCTTATGGATTGCACATGGACCTGACCCCACGCGAAAAAGACAAGTTGCTGATCTTCACCGCCGGCCTCGTCGCCGAACGACGGCTGGCCCGTGGCTTGAAGCTCAACTACCCGGAGGCCATGGCCTACATTTCCGCCGCCCTGCTCGAAGGCGCCCGTGACGGCCAGACCGTGGCCGAACTGATGCATTACGGCACGACGTTGCTGAGCCGCGAGCAGGTGATGGACGGCATTGCAGAGATGATCCCGGAGATCCAGGTCGAAGCGACGTTTCCCGACGGCACCAAGTTGGTCACCGTCCACCAGCCCATCGCCTGAGGCCCGCCATGACTAGCCACGTTCGTGATGCCCAACCCACCGACCTGCCGGCGATCCGCGATATCTACAACGACGCCGTGCTCAACACCACCGCGATCTGGAACGATGCGCCCGTCGACCTGGACAATCGCCAGGCCTGGTTCGCCGCCCGGCACGCCCAAGGCTATCCGGTGCTGGTCGCCGTCGACGGCGAGGCCAATGTGCTCGGCTACGCTTCATTCGGCGACTGGCGGCCGTTCGACGGTTTCCGCCACACCGTGGAGCACTCGGTGTACGTGCGCAGCGACCAGCGCGGCCGAGGCCTGGGCCCGCTGCTGATGAGCGCACTGATCGAGCGCGCGAAGGCCTGCGGCAAGCACATCATGGTCGCCGCCATCGAAAGCGGTAATGGCGCCTCGATCCGCCTGCATGAGCGGGCCGGTTTCGTCATCACCGGGCAAATGCCCCAGGTTGGCACCAAGTTCGGCCACTGGCTGGACCTGACCTTCATGCAGTTGAACCTCAATCCCGGAGCGCCCGCGCCGGCTGCCAACAAGGAGTGAACCCCGATGAACGCCGCCCAGTTGCGTCGAGTCCACGCTGAAAGCTTTGCGCATTATCGCCAGGGCCTGATCGATCTGTTGCTCGACGCCGTCGGCCATGGCGCCAGCGTGGGGTTCATGGCCGACCTGGATGCCGCCCAGGCCCGTGCCTATTTCGATGAGGTCCAGGCCAGCCTCAACCAGGGCAGCCTGCTGCTGTGGGTGGTGGTCAAGGACGAGCAGGTGCAGGCCAGTGTCCAACTGGCCCTGTGCCAGAAACCCAACGGGCTGAACCGCGCCGAGGTGCAGAAGCTGCTCGTGCGCGGCGAGGCCCGTCGCCGCGGCCTCGGCCAGCAGTTGATGAATGCCCTGGAGCTCGGCGCGCGCCAGTGCAAGCGCGGCTTGCTGTACCTCGACACCGCGGCGGGCTCAGAGGCTGAAGCCTTCTACCGTGCCATGGGCTACACCCGCGTCGGCGAGCTGCCCGATTACTGCCAGACCCCGGACGGCACCTATTCGCCGACCGCCATTTACTTCAAGACGTTGGGACAACCGCAATGATTCCAGGCCAATACCAGGTCCAGCCCGGCGACATCGAACTCAACGTCGGCCGCCGCACGCTGACGCTGACCGTCGCCAACAGCGGTGACCGGCCGATCCAGGTCGGCTCGCACTACCATTTTTTCGAAACCAACGACGCCCTGACCTTCGACCGCGCCGCCAGCCGCGGCATGCGCCTGAACATCCCGGCCGGCACCGCCGTGCGCTTCGAGCCGGGGCAGAGTCGGGAAGTCGAGCTTGTCGATCTGGCTGGGTTGCGGCGAGTTTACGGGTTCGCGGGACGAATCATGGGCGACTTGTAGACTTCAGCTGCAAGTCTCTAGCTGCAAGCTGCAAGAAACAGCGGTTTGCGGCGCTCCCCTTCGCTTTGTTTTTACTTGAGGCTTGCAGCTTGAAGCTTGCGGCTCAGTTCCGAGGAACCATGAGATGAAAATAAGTCGTCAGGCATATGCTGACATGTTCGGCCCCACCGTCGGGGACAAGGTCCGCCTGGCCGACACCGAGCTGTGGATCGAAGTGGAGAAGGACTTCACCACCTACGGCGAAGAAGTGAAATTCGGCGGCGGCAAGGTGATTCGTGATGGCATGGGCCAGGGCCAGTTGTTGGCCGCCGATGTCGTGGACACGCTGATCACCAACGCCCTGATCATCGACCACTGGGGCATCGTCAAGGCCGATGTCGGCCTCAAGGACGGGCGCATCGCGGCCATCGGCAAGGCCGGCAACCCGGACATCCAGCCCGACGTGACCATCGCCATCGGCGCCAGCACCGAAGTGATCGCCGGCGAAGGCATGATCCTCACGGCCGGCGGCATCGACACCCACATCCATTTCATCTGCCCACAGCAGATCGAAGAGGCCCTGATGAGCGGCGTCACCACCATGATCGGTGGCGGCACGGGCCCGGCCACCGGGACCAACGCCACCACCTGCACGTCCGGGCCGTGGCATTTGGCGCGCATGCTCCAGGCTGCGGATGCCTTCCCCATGAACATCGGTTTGACCGGCAAGGGCAACGCCAGCCTGCCGGAGCCGTTGATCGAGCAGGTCAAGGCCGGCGCCATCGGCCTGAAGCTGCACGAAGACTGGGGCACCACGCCGGCGTCCATCGACAACTGCCTGAGCGTGGCCGACCAGTACGACGTACAAGTGGCGATCCACACCGACACCCTGAACGAATCGGGCTTCGTCGAAACCACCCTCGGTGCTTTCAAAGGCAGGACCATCCACACCTACCACACCGAAGGCGCTGGCGGCGGTCACGCGCCAGACATCATCAAGGCCTGCGGCTTTGCCAACGTGCTGCCCAGTTCCACCAACCCGACCCGGCCGTTCACCCGCAACACCATCGACGAACACCTGGACATGCTGATGGTCTGCCATCACCTGGACCCGAGCATCGCCGAAGACGTGGCGTTCGCCGAGAGCCGCATTCGCCGCGAGACCATCGCCGCCGAAGACATCCTCCACGACCTCGGCGCGTTCTCGATGATCAGCTCCGACAGCCAGGCCATGGGCCGCGTCGGCGAGGTCATCACCCGCACCTGGCAGACCGCCGACAAGATGAAGCGCCAACGCGGGGCCCTGCCCGGCGACGGTGAAGGCAACGACAACTTCCGTATCAAGCGCTACATCGCCAAGTACACCATCAACCCGGCGATCACCCATGGCATCAGCCACGAAGTGGGCTCCATCGAAGTGGGCAAGTGGGCCGACCTGGTGCTGTGGCGCCCGGCGTTCTTCGGGGTCAAGCCGACGCTGATCCTCAAGGGCGGGGCGATCGCCGCCAGCCTGATGGGCGACGCCAACGCCTCGATCCCGACGCCGCAACCGGTGCACTACCGGCCGATGTTCGCAAGCTTTGGCGGCTCGCGTCATGCCACCAGCCTGACCTTCCTCAGCCAGGCCGCCGTCGAGGCCGGGTTGCCGGAACAGCTCGGGCTGAAGAAGAAAATCGCCGTGGTCAAAGGCTGCCGCGACGTGCAGAAGACTGACCTGATCCACAACGACTACCTGCCGAACATCGACGTCGACCCGCAGACCTACCAGGTCAAGGCCGACGGCGTGCTGCTGTGGTGCGAGCCGGCGGACGTCCTGCCGATGGCGCAGCGGTATTTTCTGTTTTGACCTGAAACAGACAGGGTATTTGGCCGAACACCCGTGGCGAGGGAGCTTGCTCCCGCTGGACTGCGCAGCAGGCCCGTTTTTTCAGGGCCGCTTCGCGCCCCAAGCGGGAGCAAGCTCCCTCGCCACAAGGTTTATACCTGGCTCAGGAATGTGTGCATCACTCCACCAACCGCCCCAACCGCTGTTTGAGCATGCGGTTTTCGTTGCGCAGCAGTTGCACTTCTTCCAGCAGGTCCAGCGCCAGGGCGACGCCTTCCCATTCCAGTTCCAACTCGCGCCGCAGCTTGGCCGCGCGCCGCGCCAGGACCAGTTCGTAGTCGGTGAAACGCCAGTCGGTCGGTGCCGCGCCGTGAGGTTCGAGGATGCCATGGGCGACGATTTCGATCACATGGACATCCGCCAACGCCGCGGCCTCGCAGAATTCCTTCAGGTTCAGTTCAATGATCGGGTTGTTCATGGTCTGCTTCTCCCAATGCTTCAACTGTCGAGTCTAGCCAGGCTTATGACAAATCTGACTGTGGCGAGGGCGTTTGCTCCCTCGGCACAGGTTTTATATTGAGCCGGTCAGAAATTCTCTCGCGGATCGAACGCGGCCTTTTTCGCCAGCTCCG contains:
- a CDS encoding urea ABC transporter permease; its protein translation is MPTALYRLILALVLLLPVAAHAGDAEDFVAANPTQQARLLEDWAAQPAPGRVELINALAQGQLTIDGQPKTLRLNNRLRGLIETALASHQLLAIDARLRLGAAQQLQKSARPAQLAFLDRQLAGEQDEAVHAALSLALANLQLVDTNPNVRLAAVRLLGETGDPLARTRLEGLLEPGVETDANVRTAAETSLAQVKRKLLVGELLGQAFSGMSLGSILLLAALGLAITFGLLGVINMAHGEMLMLGAYSTYVVQILFQRFAPNAIEFYPLIALPVAFFITASIGMALERTVIRHLYGRPLETLLATWGISLMLIQLVRLVFGAQNVEVANPAWLSGGIQVLPNLVLPYNRIVIIAFALFVVALTWLLLNKTRLGLNVRAVTQNRNMAACCGVPTGRVDMLAFGLGSGIAGLGGVALSQIGNVGPDLGQGYIIDSFLVVVLGGVGQLAGSVFAAFGLGIANKILEPQIGAVLGKILILALIILFIQKRPQGLFALKGRVID
- a CDS encoding amino acid ABC transporter permease produces the protein MNQPLMLTAAQKAGPKVTLALGVLILAALLSLPLLSLLATDHPLHVSAYTLTLVGKILCYAIVALALDLVWGYAGLLSLGHGLFFALGGYAMGMYLMRQAAGDGLPAFMTFLSWSELPWYWAGTDSFLWALCLVVLAPGLLALVFGFFAFRSRIKGVHFSIMTQALTFAGMLLFFRNETGFGGNNGFTNFRTILGFGITEPGTRAVLFLATVLLLVASLFIGWRLARSKFGRVLTALRDAENRLMFCGYDPRGFKLFVWVLSAVLCGLAGALYVPQVGIINPSEMSPTNSIEAAVWVALGGRGTLIGPLLGAGVVNGMKSWFTVAFPEYWLFFLGALFILVTLYLPKGVIGLLKKRGES
- a CDS encoding urea ABC transporter ATP-binding protein, producing MRITPTAEFMLEPVLDPSLEANRDSGSSRDAIGLGQAAGKGLNTRHGTILTLEDISVSFDGFKALNDLNLYIGVGELRCIIGPNGAGKTTLMDVITGKTRPSHGKAWFGETLDLTHMSEVQIAQAGIGRKFQKPTVFEALSVFENLELALKADKSVWASLRATLNGEQHDRIREVLDTVRLAPSLHRAAGLLSHGQKQFLEIGMLLVQDPQLLLLDEPVAGMTDAETDFTAELFKSLAGKHSLMVVEHDMGFVGSIADHVTVLHQGSVLAEGSLAQVQADERVVEVYLGR
- a CDS encoding urea ABC transporter ATP-binding protein, whose amino-acid sequence is MLQVQHLHQYYGGSHILRGLSFDVKVGEVTCLLGRNGVGKTTLLKCLMGLLPAKEGAVNWEGKTITAFKPHQRVHAGIAYVPQGREIFGRLTVEENLLMGLSRFPGAEAREVPAFIYELFPVLLQMKHRRGGDLSGGQQQQLAIGRALASRPRLLILDEPTEGIQPSVIKEIGAVIKKLAARGDMAILLVEQFYDFAAELADQYLVMSRGEIVQQGRGENMEAEGVRGLVTI
- a CDS encoding urease accessory protein UreD codes for the protein MNLPVSAPALFTPHWHAELDLGYARFGDSTRPVQRRHHGPLRVQKHLYAEGPEVCQHIIVHPPGGIAGGDRLDIRAHVGPGAWAQLTSPGAAKWYRAASPAYQHLALSVDAWATLEWLPQETIVFSAAQAELSTTVDLQGDGRLFYWDMVALGRPASGERFDLGHFQSHLDIRRDGRLLWHERQRIVGGDGLLDSPIGLGGDPVFATLLVTGEIDGDLLEQCRSLGHAVRGDLTQLPGLVVARCLASEALLARGWLIELWRLLRPALLGREAVPPRIWST
- the ureA gene encoding urease subunit gamma (UreA, with UreB and UreC catalyzes the hydrolysis of urea into ammonia and carbon dioxide; nickel metalloenzyme; accessory proteins UreD, UreE, UreF, and UreG are necessary for assembly of the metallocenter), translating into MDLTPREKDKLLIFTAGLVAERRLARGLKLNYPEAMAYISAALLEGARDGQTVAELMHYGTTLLSREQVMDGIAEMIPEIQVEATFPDGTKLVTVHQPIA
- a CDS encoding acetyltransferase, coding for MTSHVRDAQPTDLPAIRDIYNDAVLNTTAIWNDAPVDLDNRQAWFAARHAQGYPVLVAVDGEANVLGYASFGDWRPFDGFRHTVEHSVYVRSDQRGRGLGPLLMSALIERAKACGKHIMVAAIESGNGASIRLHERAGFVITGQMPQVGTKFGHWLDLTFMQLNLNPGAPAPAANKE
- a CDS encoding acetyltransferase: MNAAQLRRVHAESFAHYRQGLIDLLLDAVGHGASVGFMADLDAAQARAYFDEVQASLNQGSLLLWVVVKDEQVQASVQLALCQKPNGLNRAEVQKLLVRGEARRRGLGQQLMNALELGARQCKRGLLYLDTAAGSEAEAFYRAMGYTRVGELPDYCQTPDGTYSPTAIYFKTLGQPQ
- the ureB gene encoding urease subunit beta (ureases catalyze the hydrolysis of urea into ammonia and carbon dioxide; in Helicobacter pylori and Yersinia enterocolitica the ammonia released plays a key role in bacterial survival by neutralizing acids when colonizing the gastric mucosa; the holoenzyme is composed of 3 UreC (alpha) and 3 UreAB (gamma/beta); in Brucella suis the urease encoded by this operon (one of two urease-encoding operons found in its genome) is involved with urease activity, optimum growth, resistance to low-pH killing in-vitro and persistence in-vivo, while the other operon does not seem to be active), giving the protein MIPGQYQVQPGDIELNVGRRTLTLTVANSGDRPIQVGSHYHFFETNDALTFDRAASRGMRLNIPAGTAVRFEPGQSREVELVDLAGLRRVYGFAGRIMGDL
- the ureC gene encoding urease subunit alpha (ureases catalyze the hydrolysis of urea into ammonia and carbon dioxide; in Helicobacter pylori the ammonia released plays a key role in bacterial survival by neutralizing acids when colonizing the gastric mucosa; the holoenzyme is composed of 3 ureC (alpha) and 3 ureAB (gamma/beta) subunits), whose translation is MKISRQAYADMFGPTVGDKVRLADTELWIEVEKDFTTYGEEVKFGGGKVIRDGMGQGQLLAADVVDTLITNALIIDHWGIVKADVGLKDGRIAAIGKAGNPDIQPDVTIAIGASTEVIAGEGMILTAGGIDTHIHFICPQQIEEALMSGVTTMIGGGTGPATGTNATTCTSGPWHLARMLQAADAFPMNIGLTGKGNASLPEPLIEQVKAGAIGLKLHEDWGTTPASIDNCLSVADQYDVQVAIHTDTLNESGFVETTLGAFKGRTIHTYHTEGAGGGHAPDIIKACGFANVLPSSTNPTRPFTRNTIDEHLDMLMVCHHLDPSIAEDVAFAESRIRRETIAAEDILHDLGAFSMISSDSQAMGRVGEVITRTWQTADKMKRQRGALPGDGEGNDNFRIKRYIAKYTINPAITHGISHEVGSIEVGKWADLVLWRPAFFGVKPTLILKGGAIAASLMGDANASIPTPQPVHYRPMFASFGGSRHATSLTFLSQAAVEAGLPEQLGLKKKIAVVKGCRDVQKTDLIHNDYLPNIDVDPQTYQVKADGVLLWCEPADVLPMAQRYFLF
- a CDS encoding chaperone modulatory protein CbpM, which gives rise to MNNPIIELNLKEFCEAAALADVHVIEIVAHGILEPHGAAPTDWRFTDYELVLARRAAKLRRELELEWEGVALALDLLEEVQLLRNENRMLKQRLGRLVE